One part of the Candidatus Krumholzibacteriota bacterium genome encodes these proteins:
- a CDS encoding redoxin domain-containing protein, translating to MKRSVAGAMLVFCVALVAFASCSGKRADTAGTRTPPVYDGEALSAAQDLLREAGTLMDGDDVEGALAKIGEAFALVPSTIARDYNEACVYARAGEKEKAFARIDRLLDDGYDLWEYLEYDPDLDALRDDPRMAGAIAAAKTNFETGSAIFAKGFPPPGDVPPSVGTVEALDEWRKEQDRLRGLHRWFRTDIEHLTATVATISTWLAARAAIAPGDAEFDAGLERVAAAYRLRSPYSPGWGGASDLVVAEADAFLATRPSKEKTSQARYEAGAALTCKYAYDDPRRVGAFEQAAAYFAKVDESSEFHGAALMTAAINANTVPGSDEESLKRELVRQLETFAGDERARRVVSVRFGSDAAAMLWPIPLEAADIDGASVSLDEYRGKAVLVDFWATWCAPCRREIPGMVEMYGRYHDRGFEILSISLDSPERMNEAAFREWIAGQGMTWRHVYDGDAWNSPLVRSFFVGSIPAPYLVGPDGSLVAWGDECRQGKLAANVEKALAAAGR from the coding sequence ATGAAACGATCCGTCGCGGGCGCCATGCTCGTTTTCTGCGTCGCACTCGTCGCCTTCGCCTCCTGCTCGGGAAAGCGTGCCGATACGGCGGGAACGCGCACGCCTCCCGTCTACGACGGAGAGGCGCTTTCGGCGGCGCAGGATCTTTTGCGCGAGGCGGGGACCCTCATGGACGGCGACGACGTCGAGGGCGCCCTCGCGAAGATCGGCGAGGCCTTCGCCCTCGTGCCAAGCACGATCGCGCGTGACTACAACGAGGCCTGCGTCTACGCCCGCGCCGGCGAGAAAGAGAAGGCGTTCGCCCGGATCGATCGTCTCCTCGACGACGGCTACGATCTCTGGGAATACCTCGAGTACGATCCGGATCTCGACGCTCTCCGCGACGATCCTCGCATGGCCGGGGCGATCGCGGCCGCAAAGACGAATTTCGAGACGGGAAGCGCAATCTTCGCGAAAGGATTTCCTCCGCCCGGCGACGTGCCGCCGTCGGTCGGCACGGTCGAGGCGCTCGACGAGTGGCGGAAAGAGCAGGATCGTCTCCGCGGTTTGCATCGATGGTTCCGAACCGACATCGAGCATCTCACGGCGACGGTCGCCACGATTTCGACCTGGCTGGCCGCGCGCGCGGCGATCGCCCCGGGCGACGCGGAATTCGACGCCGGCCTCGAGCGGGTCGCCGCCGCGTACCGTCTCCGGTCGCCCTACAGTCCGGGATGGGGAGGGGCGAGCGATCTCGTCGTCGCCGAGGCCGACGCATTTCTCGCGACGAGGCCGTCAAAGGAGAAGACCTCGCAGGCGCGTTACGAGGCGGGAGCCGCGCTCACCTGCAAGTACGCCTACGACGATCCGCGCCGGGTCGGGGCCTTCGAGCAGGCTGCTGCCTACTTCGCGAAGGTCGACGAATCGAGCGAATTCCATGGCGCCGCCCTCATGACGGCGGCGATCAACGCGAATACCGTGCCCGGCTCGGACGAAGAATCGCTCAAGCGGGAACTCGTCCGCCAGCTCGAAACGTTTGCCGGCGACGAACGGGCCCGCCGTGTCGTCTCCGTTCGCTTCGGTTCCGACGCCGCGGCGATGCTGTGGCCCATTCCGCTCGAGGCCGCCGATATCGACGGCGCCTCGGTCTCGCTGGACGAGTACCGCGGCAAGGCGGTTCTCGTCGATTTCTGGGCGACCTGGTGCGCTCCCTGCCGCCGCGAGATCCCCGGCATGGTGGAGATGTACGGGAGATACCACGACCGGGGATTCGAGATCCTCTCGATCTCGCTCGATTCGCCGGAGCGGATGAACGAGGCGGCCTTCCGCGAGTGGATCGCCGGGCAGGGGATGACCTGGCGTCATGTCTACGACGGCGATGCCTGGAACTCGCCGCTCGTTCGTTCCTTCTTCGTCGGATCCATCCCGGCTCCCTACCTCGTCGGTCCCGACGGATCGCTCGTCGCGTGGGGCGATGAATGCCGGCAGGGCAAGCTCGCGGCGAACGTCGAGAAGGCCCTCGCCGCGGCGGGGCGTTGA
- a CDS encoding threonylcarbamoyl-AMP synthase, with product MAKQVARDAEAARRRPADVAGGRAGTRVVAAPVTGYFTPAKIRRVAAIMRAGGIAVLPTDTIYGFHCIVSDPAAAGRIGELKGRGAGKGFILLCADMAMVETVVARWPGDSRRILEREWPAPLTAILPAAKTLRPALRPRNAVAVRIPAHDDLRRLIRLIGEPIVSTSVNRAGEEPMRSIAMIRKRYPFPAVLISRRGSRRRAPSTIVDCTGAACVVVRKGSREEPVATAPARVPTEG from the coding sequence ATGGCGAAACAAGTAGCGAGAGACGCCGAAGCTGCGAGGCGACGACCCGCGGACGTCGCCGGGGGCCGCGCCGGAACGCGCGTCGTCGCCGCGCCGGTCACGGGCTATTTCACGCCGGCGAAGATCAGGCGCGTCGCGGCGATCATGCGCGCCGGCGGGATCGCCGTCCTTCCCACCGACACGATCTACGGTTTCCACTGCATCGTTTCGGATCCCGCGGCCGCGGGGCGCATCGGCGAGCTCAAGGGCCGCGGGGCCGGGAAGGGATTCATCCTCCTCTGCGCCGACATGGCGATGGTGGAGACGGTCGTCGCCCGCTGGCCGGGGGATTCGCGCCGTATCCTCGAGAGGGAGTGGCCCGCGCCCCTCACCGCGATCCTGCCCGCCGCGAAGACGCTTCGTCCCGCATTGCGGCCGCGGAACGCCGTCGCCGTGCGGATCCCCGCGCACGACGATCTCCGTCGCCTCATACGACTGATCGGGGAGCCGATCGTCTCGACGAGCGTCAACCGGGCGGGAGAGGAGCCGATGCGCAGCATCGCCATGATCAGGAAGCGGTACCCGTTTCCCGCCGTCCTCATATCGAGGCGTGGAAGCAGGCGCCGTGCGCCGTCCACGATCGTCGACTGCACGGGCGCGGCGTGCGTGGTGGTGCGGAAGGGGAGCCGCGAGGAGCCGGTTGCGACCGCACCGGCGCGCGTGCCCACGGAAGGATGA
- a CDS encoding beta-lactamase family protein, whose product MKTSLAAILLAAVLFHGLPSEAETPDSSSVASLADSLFRYWIEDAPTPIPGGVVVVANAGGILFSRGYGMADIEREEPFDPVLTVVRLASVTKIFTAMAVAQLAVGGAVDLDEPAENHLAGLRIHSPTGVDVTPRHLLTHTAGFDESMIGLKSRHARDIPPLADFLAGCIPPVVREPGTAFCYSGIGVSIAARIVETVSGEPYEAYVRERILDPLGMGDTGFETNEFPGKLLMGQYEYSSDDAARFVRVEKDFVNIRGSAGMRSTAADMGRFIGMMLGEATVPAGTAGAGIVPDGIAPGVVDLMLTPNVVSCPGLPRSMGLAWHLERRGETVVAYHAGGNRGAGCFVCVAPSLDVGFFVAWNHDAGGGLQRSFADAFLDRFVGPVCLPEPETPASIAAQGSSAPDPRRLAGSWRYLPHSQETVEKFARFPDGGLAIAAGTGDTLLVGGRVFTKRGAGIFVHPPTGESLCFFGGDTGRPAYVSWNGLHTFRRLPWYEEPSFTVPFLVVCVSLLVSILVRPVAESVMRLAGRGTGPAGLEKSAGETTAAMLLVFLPLARAGARSAGLVFGPSPAFAAVMAIPILALLPASLFAWRVVDAWRSGRGSLAGRIHQSVVFAGILGCYWIFHAQRLLGWRW is encoded by the coding sequence ATGAAAACGTCCCTCGCCGCCATCCTGCTCGCCGCCGTTCTTTTCCACGGGCTTCCGTCCGAGGCCGAAACGCCCGATTCCTCGTCGGTCGCCTCCCTCGCCGATTCCCTCTTCCGGTACTGGATCGAGGATGCCCCGACACCCATCCCCGGCGGGGTCGTCGTCGTCGCGAACGCCGGGGGCATTCTCTTCTCGCGCGGCTACGGGATGGCCGACATCGAGCGGGAAGAGCCATTCGATCCCGTCCTGACGGTCGTCCGCCTCGCCTCCGTCACGAAGATCTTCACGGCCATGGCCGTCGCGCAGCTCGCCGTCGGCGGCGCAGTCGATCTCGACGAACCCGCCGAAAACCATCTCGCCGGGCTGCGCATTCATTCGCCAACGGGCGTCGATGTCACCCCCCGGCACCTGCTCACGCACACGGCGGGGTTCGACGAATCCATGATCGGGCTCAAGTCGCGGCACGCGCGCGATATCCCGCCGCTGGCGGATTTTCTCGCCGGTTGCATCCCCCCCGTCGTCCGCGAGCCGGGAACGGCCTTCTGCTATTCCGGCATCGGCGTCTCCATCGCAGCGCGCATCGTCGAGACCGTCTCGGGCGAACCGTACGAGGCGTACGTCCGCGAGCGTATTCTCGACCCCCTCGGCATGGGCGATACGGGATTCGAGACAAACGAGTTCCCCGGCAAGCTGCTCATGGGACAATACGAGTATTCGAGTGACGACGCGGCCCGGTTCGTCCGCGTCGAGAAGGATTTCGTGAACATACGCGGTTCGGCCGGGATGCGTTCCACCGCCGCCGACATGGGCCGCTTCATCGGAATGATGCTCGGCGAGGCGACGGTTCCCGCGGGGACGGCCGGCGCCGGGATCGTTCCGGACGGCATCGCCCCCGGGGTGGTCGACCTGATGCTGACCCCGAACGTCGTCTCCTGCCCCGGACTTCCCCGGTCGATGGGGCTCGCCTGGCACCTCGAGCGACGGGGCGAAACCGTCGTCGCCTATCATGCCGGCGGGAACCGCGGAGCGGGATGCTTCGTCTGCGTCGCGCCCTCGCTCGATGTCGGCTTCTTCGTCGCGTGGAACCACGATGCCGGGGGCGGCCTGCAGCGCTCCTTCGCGGACGCCTTCCTCGACCGTTTCGTCGGGCCGGTTTGCCTCCCGGAACCGGAGACGCCGGCTTCGATCGCCGCGCAGGGAAGTTCCGCCCCCGATCCCCGACGCCTGGCCGGCTCGTGGCGATACCTTCCCCACTCGCAGGAGACGGTCGAGAAATTCGCCCGGTTCCCCGACGGCGGGCTGGCGATCGCGGCGGGAACGGGCGACACGCTGCTGGTCGGCGGCCGGGTCTTCACGAAACGGGGAGCCGGGATCTTCGTGCACCCCCCGACGGGCGAGAGCCTCTGCTTTTTCGGCGGCGACACCGGCCGGCCGGCCTATGTCTCGTGGAACGGGTTGCACACCTTCCGCCGCCTGCCCTGGTACGAGGAACCGTCGTTCACGGTGCCGTTCCTCGTCGTCTGCGTCTCGCTGCTCGTCTCGATCCTCGTCCGTCCCGTCGCCGAAAGCGTCATGCGTCTCGCCGGGCGAGGAACCGGGCCGGCAGGCCTGGAAAAGAGCGCCGGAGAGACGACCGCGGCCATGCTCCTCGTGTTCCTGCCACTCGCCCGGGCCGGCGCCCGTTCGGCCGGCCTCGTGTTCGGTCCGTCGCCGGCGTTCGCGGCGGTCATGGCCATCCCGATCCTCGCGCTCCTGCCGGCCTCTCTCTTCGCGTGGCGGGTCGTCGACGCATGGCGCTCCGGGAGGGGCAGTCTCGCCGGGCGTATCCACCAGTCGGTCGTTTTCGCCGGTATTCTCGGATGCTACTGGATATTCCACGCGCAGCGGCTGCTCGGCTGGCGCTGGTAG
- a CDS encoding PAS domain S-box protein, which produces MTGGRFGKEDTGPIDRGALRSILDALSEHVIYYGDEEMRIVHANRAAAASLGAEPEDLVGGTCYALWHGRDEPCEDCPILESMNTGKRCEREVTTPDGRVWSIRGNPVLGPDGSDRGAVEITMEITARRKAERSLRESEERYRSVVENAHEGICILDRSGRIVFANRYMERLLSVDRTELIGCSFLEFTCFDERADHGKRLERFSAEETERMHFEATALSRDGRRVLVDIVVNRVIFEGDTAMLNIVRDVTEQRQIEEERQKAEHLESIGVLAGGIAHDFNNILTAILGNISVAKVTIGDGEAIARFLDEAERATVRARVLTQQLLTFSRGGEPVKRVSPVGALIEESATFALRGSKVDCEFLIAEDLLNADIDEGQIGQVVQNLVINAFQAMPAGGTINIAALNETLVEGQIPPLEAGEYVRVSVSDGGCGISPEYVERVFDPYFTTKERGSGLGLATVYSIIRKHRGHVLLSSESGVGTTVTFYLPATREGAEEDGPVVEPPATGRLRILLMDDEELVREAAGRMLERMGHDVAFARDGTEAIAACGRALDAETPFDVVIMDLTIPGGMGGEEAIGMLRGIDPGVRVIVSSGYSNDPVMANFRAYGFDGFIPKPYRLEEMRRAIAGVLS; this is translated from the coding sequence ATGACAGGCGGGCGATTCGGGAAGGAAGACACGGGCCCCATCGACCGGGGAGCGCTCCGGAGCATACTGGACGCCCTCAGCGAGCACGTGATCTATTACGGCGACGAGGAGATGCGGATCGTGCACGCGAACCGCGCCGCGGCCGCGTCGCTCGGCGCGGAGCCCGAGGATCTCGTCGGCGGGACATGCTACGCGCTGTGGCACGGGCGCGACGAACCGTGCGAAGATTGCCCCATCCTCGAATCGATGAACACGGGGAAGCGTTGCGAGCGGGAAGTGACGACGCCGGACGGCCGCGTCTGGTCGATCAGGGGCAATCCCGTGCTCGGCCCGGACGGCAGCGATCGAGGCGCCGTCGAGATCACGATGGAGATCACCGCCCGGAGGAAAGCCGAGCGCTCCCTCCGCGAGAGCGAGGAACGGTACCGCAGCGTCGTCGAGAACGCACACGAAGGCATTTGCATCCTCGATCGTTCCGGCCGCATCGTCTTCGCGAACCGCTACATGGAACGTCTTCTCTCGGTCGATCGAACCGAGCTGATCGGGTGCTCCTTCCTCGAATTCACCTGTTTTGACGAGAGAGCCGACCACGGGAAACGCCTCGAACGTTTTTCTGCGGAAGAGACGGAACGGATGCATTTCGAGGCGACGGCGCTTTCCCGCGACGGACGGCGCGTTCTCGTCGACATCGTCGTCAATCGCGTCATCTTCGAGGGCGACACGGCAATGCTCAACATCGTGCGGGACGTCACCGAGCAGCGGCAGATCGAGGAGGAACGCCAGAAGGCGGAGCATCTCGAATCGATCGGCGTGCTCGCGGGCGGGATCGCCCACGACTTCAACAACATACTCACCGCGATCCTCGGAAACATCTCGGTCGCGAAGGTAACGATCGGCGATGGCGAGGCGATCGCGCGGTTCCTCGACGAGGCCGAACGGGCGACGGTCAGGGCGAGGGTCCTCACGCAGCAGTTGCTCACCTTCTCCCGCGGAGGCGAGCCGGTCAAGCGGGTCTCACCGGTCGGCGCGCTGATCGAGGAGTCGGCGACCTTCGCCCTGCGGGGCTCGAAGGTGGACTGCGAATTCCTGATCGCCGAGGATCTGCTGAACGCCGACATCGATGAAGGGCAGATCGGGCAGGTCGTGCAGAATCTCGTCATCAACGCATTCCAGGCGATGCCCGCCGGGGGCACGATCAACATCGCCGCCCTGAACGAGACCCTCGTCGAGGGGCAGATCCCGCCCCTCGAAGCCGGGGAATACGTGCGCGTCTCCGTCTCGGACGGCGGGTGCGGGATATCTCCGGAATACGTCGAGCGCGTCTTCGATCCATATTTCACCACGAAGGAGCGGGGGAGCGGGCTCGGGCTCGCGACGGTCTACTCGATCATCCGGAAGCATCGAGGCCACGTGCTTCTCTCCTCGGAATCCGGCGTCGGCACGACCGTCACCTTCTACCTTCCGGCCACCCGAGAGGGAGCGGAGGAGGACGGGCCGGTCGTCGAGCCCCCGGCGACGGGACGCCTGCGGATCCTGCTCATGGACGACGAGGAACTGGTGCGCGAAGCGGCCGGGCGGATGCTCGAGCGCATGGGGCACGACGTGGCGTTCGCCCGCGACGGGACGGAAGCCATCGCGGCCTGCGGGAGGGCTCTCGACGCGGAAACGCCCTTCGACGTCGTGATCATGGACCTGACGATCCCCGGCGGCATGGGCGGCGAGGAGGCGATCGGGATGTTGCGCGGGATCGATCCGGGCGTGCGCGTGATCGTCTCGAGCGGCTATTCGAACGATCCCGTCATGGCCAATTTCCGCGCGTACGGATTCGACGGGTTCATCCCCAAACCGTATCGGCTCGAGGAGATGCGGCGCGCGATCGCGGGGGTCCTCTCGTGA
- a CDS encoding nitroreductase family protein, with protein MNDLESLVRRRRSVRTFTGGDIDRRTLGKLVEMALWAPSSCNRQTVHFRFVKNRRLIDAVAPAAFNQPILGQPITLAVVCVDTTRYRNTTLKNNLAPCLDAGLAMENFLLAATGMEIGTCVVAGRLNQPLVRSVLHLPDEWIIAAFIALGVAGEGQPPPERDFAELHMSFDDESLGRNGETYGSHVDARRRWARAGFDTGRYYRHPKEGLPVYRHALVEMRRRLGDGERWLVTSTLMGAFCFDEAAVDHLAGSGDESWFIEQFLGKRIQLLPGSPVGDDAEPPEGAYDRIVSPFDVHFLDAGDTRAFMDNCARWLKPGGTLSVIFFNKRSCWNLNYRLALLLGRDPDRFRLFGYETPLSIGAVANRFSRRFRVVGSRTISFLPPPNVGYLSGRMRLLPLDLTRSFDVLGSLPLVCNLGNVAIVDFERT; from the coding sequence ATGAATGATCTCGAATCGCTCGTACGGCGGCGCAGATCGGTCCGGACCTTCACCGGCGGCGATATCGACCGTCGAACGCTCGGAAAGCTCGTGGAGATGGCCCTCTGGGCGCCGAGCTCGTGCAACAGGCAGACCGTCCATTTCCGGTTCGTGAAGAATCGCCGGCTGATCGATGCGGTGGCGCCTGCGGCCTTCAACCAGCCGATACTCGGCCAGCCGATCACCCTGGCTGTCGTCTGCGTCGACACGACCCGGTACCGGAACACGACGCTGAAAAACAACCTCGCCCCCTGCCTCGACGCCGGTCTCGCGATGGAGAACTTCCTGCTCGCCGCGACGGGGATGGAAATCGGCACGTGCGTCGTCGCCGGCAGGCTGAACCAGCCGCTCGTCAGGTCCGTCCTCCATCTGCCGGACGAATGGATCATAGCGGCCTTCATCGCCCTGGGCGTCGCCGGCGAGGGGCAACCGCCCCCCGAACGGGATTTCGCGGAGCTCCACATGAGCTTCGACGACGAATCCCTCGGCCGGAACGGGGAAACGTACGGATCGCACGTCGACGCGCGCAGACGCTGGGCGAGGGCCGGTTTCGACACGGGCCGGTACTACCGGCACCCGAAAGAGGGGCTGCCCGTGTACCGCCATGCCCTGGTGGAGATGCGGCGCCGACTGGGCGACGGCGAGCGATGGCTCGTGACATCGACCCTGATGGGCGCGTTCTGCTTCGACGAGGCTGCCGTCGACCATCTCGCGGGGAGCGGCGACGAATCGTGGTTCATCGAGCAGTTCCTCGGCAAGCGGATCCAGCTCCTGCCGGGCAGCCCCGTCGGAGACGACGCCGAGCCCCCGGAAGGCGCGTACGACAGGATCGTCTCCCCGTTCGACGTGCATTTCCTCGATGCCGGGGACACGCGGGCGTTCATGGATAACTGCGCGCGATGGCTCAAGCCTGGCGGAACGCTCTCGGTCATCTTCTTCAACAAGAGATCGTGCTGGAACCTCAACTACCGCCTGGCGCTCCTGCTGGGAAGGGATCCCGACCGGTTCAGGCTCTTCGGGTACGAGACGCCGCTGTCGATCGGCGCGGTCGCCAATCGATTCTCGCGGCGGTTCCGTGTCGTCGGCAGCAGGACGATCTCGTTCCTGCCCCCGCCCAATGTCGGATATCTCTCCGGGAGGATGCGCCTGCTGCCCCTGGACCTGACGAGATCCTTCGACGTTCTCGGCTCGCTCCCGCTGGTATGCAACCTCGGCAACGTGGCGATCGTCGATTTCGAGCGAACGTGA
- the larA gene encoding nickel-dependent lactate racemase, with amino-acid sequence MRIDLPYGDGVFTVDLPGRDGLRTAAGRSPAPVGDTAGALRRAVTDPVAGEALPSLVPGKGRISVLVADITRGAWVREVLRALLGVLEDAGAGPDRVDIVIAAGTHRMSDAGGLSRHLGPDVTGRWRTIEHDADDDEAMAEVGETAAGTVCRFRRSVAESALVVAIGGVTYHYFAGYGGARKLVLPGVAAGSTIVANHRLSLKKDPGEGIADGCRPGKLDGNPVHADMIEGARLLPASVFAVNVVTDETGRVAFLNAGELDLSHRAACRFLDEHFMIQLDRPCGAVIAAAGGWPRDINLLQAHKAMRNAASALDEGGVMLIAAACPEGIGSSSYREAFDDGRMVVPDRVRRRYTLNSQTALSTREITTRFSVYLHAGLDASEVSRFGMCPWEEGFAGFLLDGIPDEDILVLPNAAMFLPVVAGDGSSKRDEE; translated from the coding sequence GTGAGGATCGATCTCCCCTACGGCGACGGCGTGTTCACGGTCGACCTGCCCGGGCGGGACGGACTGCGGACAGCCGCCGGCCGTTCGCCCGCGCCGGTCGGGGACACGGCCGGTGCGTTGAGAAGGGCCGTCACCGATCCCGTGGCCGGCGAAGCCCTCCCGTCCCTCGTGCCCGGGAAGGGGAGGATCTCCGTGCTCGTCGCGGATATCACCCGCGGCGCGTGGGTGAGGGAGGTGCTCCGGGCGCTACTCGGCGTTCTCGAGGATGCCGGCGCGGGGCCGGATCGCGTCGATATCGTCATCGCGGCGGGGACGCACCGGATGAGCGATGCCGGCGGGCTCTCACGCCATCTCGGCCCGGACGTGACCGGACGCTGGCGGACGATCGAGCACGACGCCGACGACGACGAGGCGATGGCGGAGGTCGGAGAGACGGCGGCGGGGACGGTCTGCCGGTTCCGGCGAAGCGTCGCCGAGTCGGCGCTCGTGGTGGCGATCGGCGGGGTCACCTACCACTACTTCGCCGGGTACGGCGGCGCGAGGAAACTCGTGCTCCCCGGCGTGGCCGCGGGAAGCACGATCGTCGCGAACCACCGGCTCTCGCTGAAGAAGGATCCGGGCGAGGGGATCGCCGACGGATGCCGGCCCGGGAAGCTCGACGGCAACCCGGTTCACGCCGACATGATCGAGGGGGCCCGGCTCCTTCCGGCGTCCGTCTTCGCCGTCAACGTCGTCACGGACGAGACGGGGAGGGTCGCGTTCCTGAACGCGGGCGAGCTCGATTTGTCTCACCGGGCAGCGTGCCGGTTCCTCGACGAGCACTTCATGATCCAGCTCGACCGCCCCTGCGGGGCCGTCATCGCCGCCGCGGGCGGATGGCCGAGGGATATCAACCTTCTCCAGGCGCACAAGGCGATGCGGAACGCAGCGTCGGCGCTGGACGAGGGCGGCGTGATGCTGATCGCCGCCGCCTGCCCCGAGGGGATCGGATCCTCCTCGTACCGCGAGGCCTTCGACGACGGGCGCATGGTGGTTCCGGACCGGGTGCGCCGTCGATACACGCTCAACTCGCAGACGGCCCTCTCGACGCGGGAGATCACCACCCGGTTCTCGGTCTATCTCCACGCCGGACTGGACGCGAGCGAGGTGTCTCGATTCGGGATGTGCCCCTGGGAGGAAGGGTTCGCGGGTTTCCTGCTCGACGGGATCCCCGACGAGGATATCCTCGTGCTTCCGAACGCGGCGATGTTCCTCCCCGTCGTCGCGGGAGACGGATCGTCGAAACGGGACGAGGAATGA
- the purE gene encoding 5-(carboxyamino)imidazole ribonucleotide mutase: protein MSTKLQVAVVMGSESDRETMELCLAELEKFHIAAEIVVSSAHRMPEKTRDYVVEAEERGAKVFIAGAGMAAALPGFVASVTTKPVIGVPLASGLPGGLDALLAIVQMPPGVPVATVAVGKAGARNAAILAAEILAIGDDGLRKRLDELREQWRNK from the coding sequence ATGAGCACGAAGCTGCAGGTCGCCGTCGTCATGGGAAGCGAGAGCGACCGCGAAACGATGGAACTCTGCCTCGCCGAGCTCGAGAAATTCCACATCGCCGCGGAGATCGTCGTCTCCTCGGCGCACCGGATGCCGGAGAAGACGCGGGACTATGTCGTCGAGGCGGAAGAGCGCGGCGCGAAGGTCTTCATCGCCGGCGCCGGCATGGCGGCGGCGTTGCCGGGATTCGTGGCATCCGTCACCACGAAGCCGGTCATCGGCGTTCCGCTGGCCAGCGGCCTGCCGGGCGGCCTGGATGCGCTCCTGGCGATCGTCCAGATGCCGCCGGGCGTGCCGGTGGCGACAGTCGCGGTCGGCAAGGCGGGGGCGCGCAACGCCGCGATCCTCGCCGCCGAGATCCTCGCGATCGGGGACGACGGGCTCCGGAAACGGCTCGACGAACTGCGCGAGCAATGGCGAAACAAGTAG
- the purD gene encoding phosphoribosylamine--glycine ligase, giving the protein MKVLVVGGGGREHTLVWKLARSPRVDEVYAAPGNAGIASIGTCVPVAADDKQALLDFAREKEIDLTVVGPEAPLVAGIVELFRSKNRRIFGFDSRGALLEGSKIWAKQFMKRHGIPTGGFDIFDGYCAAESFVAEHEPPFVIKADGLAAGKGVMICSTLAEARAAVGAAMKDRAFGEAGSRIIVEEFLRGPEISVLALFDGKDYRLFVPSQDHKRAFDGDLGPNTGGMGAYAPVSLYTGEAAERIRTEIIEPTFEGMRAEGIAGAGVLYFGIMMTGDGPKVLEYNCRFGDPETQVILPLFGGDLFEAIWAATEGRLGTVRFENSAAAAACVVVASGGYPGPYTSGYEITGIDRAREKGCIVFHAGTTMDGGVLKTAGGRVLGVTGLGTTLQEALEAAYAGIDEIAFTDCFSRRDIGRKGLR; this is encoded by the coding sequence ATGAAGGTCCTCGTTGTCGGCGGCGGCGGCAGGGAGCATACGCTCGTCTGGAAGCTCGCCCGCTCGCCCCGGGTCGACGAAGTATACGCGGCGCCGGGAAACGCGGGAATCGCCTCGATCGGCACCTGCGTTCCGGTGGCGGCCGACGACAAGCAGGCACTTCTCGATTTCGCGCGGGAAAAAGAGATCGATCTCACCGTCGTCGGACCCGAGGCCCCGCTCGTCGCCGGGATCGTCGAGCTGTTCCGTTCGAAGAACCGGCGGATCTTCGGATTCGACAGCAGGGGCGCGCTGCTCGAGGGAAGCAAGATATGGGCGAAGCAGTTCATGAAACGCCACGGGATTCCCACGGGCGGATTCGACATCTTCGACGGCTACTGCGCCGCCGAGTCGTTCGTCGCCGAGCACGAGCCCCCGTTCGTAATCAAGGCGGACGGTCTCGCCGCCGGGAAGGGCGTCATGATCTGCTCGACGCTCGCCGAGGCCAGGGCCGCGGTCGGCGCCGCGATGAAGGATCGGGCGTTCGGGGAGGCGGGCAGCCGGATCATCGTCGAGGAGTTCCTCCGCGGGCCGGAGATCTCGGTGCTCGCCCTCTTCGACGGGAAGGACTACCGGCTGTTCGTGCCCTCGCAGGATCACAAGCGCGCGTTCGACGGCGATCTCGGACCCAACACGGGCGGCATGGGCGCCTACGCCCCCGTTTCCCTCTACACCGGCGAGGCGGCCGAGCGGATCCGCACGGAGATCATCGAACCGACCTTCGAGGGGATGCGCGCCGAGGGGATCGCCGGCGCGGGTGTGCTCTACTTCGGGATCATGATGACCGGTGACGGCCCGAAGGTCCTCGAATACAACTGCAGGTTCGGCGATCCGGAGACGCAGGTCATCCTGCCGCTGTTCGGCGGCGATCTCTTCGAGGCGATATGGGCGGCCACCGAGGGGCGTCTGGGCACGGTGCGCTTCGAGAACAGCGCCGCCGCCGCGGCATGCGTCGTCGTGGCGTCGGGGGGCTATCCCGGCCCCTACACGAGCGGGTACGAGATCACGGGCATCGACAGGGCCAGGGAGAAGGGGTGCATCGTCTTCCACGCCGGCACGACGATGGACGGAGGCGTCCTGAAGACGGCCGGCGGACGCGTGCTCGGCGTGACGGGGCTCGGAACGACGCTGCAGGAAGCGCTCGAGGCCGCCTACGCCGGCATCGACGAGATCGCCTTCACCGATTGCTTTTCGAGACGTGACATCGGACGAAAGGGACTGAGATGA